From Juglans regia cultivar Chandler chromosome 9, Walnut 2.0, whole genome shotgun sequence:
GACGATGATAACGATTGAAGGATCATCTAGTGTAAGTATATGCTTAACAGGCTCCAGCAGATTACCTGATGATTTGACCATTTGCAGGGAGAATGAGATGGCTCATGATCAGGAATCAGTAGTTCTCCATATCAGAACCCCATAAAAGATGAAGCAACACCATGCCTTCGTTCCATGTTGGAATAAAGTGACTAATTATACACGTACAAGTTCTATAGGCATATAGATGCTGAAATGCATGCATACACATGCCTTTTAAACATTCACATTCTTTTTTCCTATCATATTACCCCACTACTAATTACTTTTTTGAAGGCGATTGGTGTTGGTGCCTGGTGGTAGTCAGGAGTGAAGCAGAGGGGGAAGATCGGCATAGTTTTGGATGaccatatttttagatttgggtgatatgtcttttttttttttgagagttTAGAAAAGATCAGCACTGCCATTAATGTCATGGCACAATTATCTTGAGATGATCTATTTTCTGTAGCAGGcccccaaataaataaaactgttGACCGATGGTCAGGTTGGCTTTCCAGTACTTCAAGCATCAATGATTTTTTCAGGTCATTCTTTGGGAAAATGCTGTTATTTAtcttgaattttgacatctcCAATTATACTAATTGATGtaacatatattttaagttGCTTTTCATTTAGATGATCGATATAAGAGGTCACTTAAATTGCAACATGCAGCAGCATTTCAGACACCTAATAAATTAAACACCGACGTGAAACTTGACACTCATGCATTCTCATTGTAACTTGACACAAATGGGGTCTTACAATTAATTAGATTCAAGAAGTCCCTAATCTATGTGTCTAAGCTGCCAGCAGTCCACTAATGTTGTGTTCAACCCAGACTCGTACAATGAATTCTAGGATGACATAAGCTTCTAATGGTAGCTCCCAATTTCAATTCCTCAGAGGAATTAGAGAAACTAGCATATAAAGGGCCAATGCAAGACCTGTGGAGATCATAGTGGTTTTGAGGGGAATTCTTCCTCTATCACTCCTTAAGGCCATGGCTTCATAAATTGGGAAGGAATTCACCACCACAAAACCTGCTATGAACATCTGCAGAAACAGTCCCTCCAAGTTGCTGATCCCTCTTAAAACTTGCATGAGCCCCGTTAAAAAAGAGGCTAAGTTAATTATGGCTCCGGTTGTGAATGGCACCAACATGGGTGAAGAGACTCCAAATTCAAAGATACCTTGGGCATATCTTTTGCTTTGTTCATCATCGACCACTTTGCTTGTCAAACCGAAACCATATGTGGAGATGCCTAAACACTTGAGAAAGTACTCGAGAAACCCGAAGACGCAGCATGAAAGTCCTCTTTTCATCCACATTCTTTGATCGTTCCACCACCTTTGAACTGTTCCTCCCTCAACTATAAATTCAAGGAGATCTTGTCCATAGGCTCCAAGGAAAAGAAACACATATAAGAGAAACCAGGGGTCTGATATCTGCAACACATTTTCCAAATTCATTGGTTGGGAAGTGACAATCACTAGAAAGTGTAAATTTATCTATGACACACTGATCATGATCTGTAAAAGTACTCTCAACATCAAAACAAGACGTGTTTAGTGAATATACCTTTGGAAATATACCGAGTCCATGGACAAGAGCTAGTTGGGGGAGAAAGGCATATATGGTAATGGGAATAAACGAAAGAGGCCAGAAGGAGTAATACATGTAGGCAAGGCTCATGAGAGGGCCCACAGAACTGATGCCATAAGTTATGGGACTGAAACTGGAGAAGCCAACCTGAAAAGCACCAATGATCCATCTCTGCAATTGGTTTAGCGCATTGATGAGGCTGATTGGTGCATCACCCAGAAAGGCTGGCCTCTTTGGGTTGCAAAATATGGACCTCCATCCCTCGCAATGCAACAGAAATCCCGTGTAGAAGTCCTCTACCAGTGATCCATATCTGAAGCCCACCTATGCATGTGTTGTGCAAAGAATTCATTAGTGCTGTTTTGAAactgaatatttcatatttttcatctcaatatgaaattatgttagattatcaaaatattaccCATTTggatatcaaaatcatctcaattgatctcattttatctcattattacaactttttcaaatttcctcacaaaatataataaaaaaattaatttttttaaatctcaaaacaataatactattaaaaaataatattttaacaatattttattcaactttcatctcatgaTCTCATCTTTAACTCGTTATCCAAACCACACATTgtttctattaaatattttatacggAATGACgagaaatatcaaaatttgattcagaataattactataataatattaaatcattaatcgtctcaaaaatttaaattaatagaaagaaACGACGtattcaaattttggttttatattcaaacagacattttcaataattatgaatcatatatatatatatatatcatcgattaagtattttgtttagTTTAATTAATGTGAGCTACTTAACATGCACCTTCGTCGTTCAAAGTACGTAGTAAGCTAGGAAAAGCTTACCTCATAACCCCATTTGGTGCTGTTCTCGTAATTGCACCCAGCAACGATGTGTGCCATTTCCAAAATAGATCGAGACTGGATGGGCTTGTTCACAACATGGTTCGGCCCAACTTGGGAGATTTCTGGTGGCACAATATATGATGGGCCTCCAAAGAAAACTCGTCGATTGAAGAAACATCCGGTTCCAATATAATTAGGGCCCAATAGTCCGTCCAAACCCAACGGATTAGTTTGACATGGTCGTTTATATTCACAACCGTAAGTATCGTCTTTGTTGATCCCAGAAAAGATCTGAG
This genomic window contains:
- the LOC108993735 gene encoding cellulose synthase-like protein G3, whose protein sequence is MEDRYLTSAAKPAPLLHTLRHARRTAFNRVFAAIYLCAILALFYRHGLELIIHSTTSASFLISLALFLSDAVLAFVWVTRQGFLMTIVYRNEYPENLEKVMKKTDSFPALDIFICTTDPYKEPPMRLVSTTLSVMAYGYPTEKISVYVSDDGGSELTLFACMEAAKFAGYWLPFCRKNNIMERSPEAYFESNHPWSSDGKQIKEMYESMKARVEEVVERGKVGKEYITEEIERKAFNKWTDRFTRQDHPTVIQVLLESSKNRDITDHFMPNLIYVSREKSSTSPHNFKAGALNVLLRVSATMTNAPIILTLDCDMYSNDPQTPLRALCYLLDSELRSQLSYVQFPQIFSGINKDDTYGCEYKRPCQTNPLGLDGLLGPNYIGTGCFFNRRVFFGGPSYIVPPEISQVGPNHVVNKPIQSRSILEMAHIVAGCNYENSTKWGYEVGFRYGSLVEDFYTGFLLHCEGWRSIFCNPKRPAFLGDAPISLINALNQLQRWIIGAFQVGFSSFSPITYGISSVGPLMSLAYMYYSFWPLSFIPITIYAFLPQLALVHGLGIFPKISDPWFLLYVFLFLGAYGQDLLEFIVEGGTVQRWWNDQRMWMKRGLSCCVFGFLEYFLKCLGISTYGFGLTSKVVDDEQSKRYAQGIFEFGVSSPMLVPFTTGAIINLASFLTGLMQVLRGISNLEGLFLQMFIAGFVVVNSFPIYEAMALRSDRGRIPLKTTMISTGLALALYMLVSLIPLRN